Proteins encoded within one genomic window of Variovorax sp. OAS795:
- a CDS encoding trypsin-like peptidase domain-containing protein, whose amino-acid sequence MKRTWLLFAQAVTVLLAAYFVVATLKPEWISRRATSLGGVVSVVQAPAGAPSVPVAGSLSAAAKKASPAVVSINTSKAAQRHPRSNDPWFRFFFGDQGDQPQVGLGSGVIVSSDGYVLTNNHVVEGADEIEITLNDSRHTRGKVIGTDPDTDLAVLKIEMDKLPAIVLGNSDELQVGDQVLAIGNPFGVGQTVTSGIVSALGRNQLGINNFENFIQTDAAINPGNSGGALIDVAGNLQGINTAIYSRSGGSMGIGFAIPVSMAKIVLEGIVKEGQVRRGWIGVEPNELSPELAETFGVKANAGVIITGVLQNGPAAKAGIRPGDVITSVGERKIDNVPTLLTAVAGLKPGSTARFALQRGTDKMELDVTPGLRPRSPVRQVPNQPE is encoded by the coding sequence ATGAAACGTACCTGGCTGCTCTTTGCCCAAGCCGTGACCGTCCTGCTGGCGGCCTACTTCGTCGTGGCGACACTCAAGCCCGAGTGGATCAGCCGCCGTGCCACGTCGCTGGGCGGCGTGGTGTCGGTCGTCCAGGCGCCGGCCGGCGCCCCCTCGGTGCCGGTGGCCGGCAGCCTGAGCGCGGCGGCCAAGAAAGCCTCGCCGGCGGTCGTGAGCATCAACACCAGCAAGGCCGCGCAGCGCCATCCGCGCAGCAACGATCCGTGGTTCCGGTTCTTCTTCGGCGACCAGGGCGACCAGCCCCAGGTCGGCCTGGGCAGCGGCGTGATCGTGAGTTCAGACGGCTACGTGCTGACCAACAACCACGTGGTCGAAGGCGCGGACGAAATCGAGATCACGCTCAACGACAGCCGCCACACGCGCGGCAAGGTGATCGGCACCGATCCGGACACCGACCTCGCGGTGCTCAAGATCGAAATGGACAAGCTGCCCGCCATCGTGCTGGGCAATTCCGACGAACTCCAGGTGGGCGACCAGGTGCTGGCCATCGGCAACCCGTTCGGCGTGGGCCAGACGGTCACCAGCGGCATCGTGTCGGCGCTGGGGCGCAACCAGCTCGGCATCAACAACTTCGAGAACTTCATCCAGACCGATGCCGCCATCAACCCGGGCAACTCGGGCGGTGCGCTGATCGACGTCGCCGGCAACCTGCAGGGCATCAACACCGCGATCTACTCGCGCTCGGGCGGCAGCATGGGCATCGGCTTCGCGATTCCCGTGTCGATGGCCAAGATCGTGCTCGAAGGCATCGTGAAAGAGGGCCAGGTGCGCCGCGGCTGGATCGGGGTGGAGCCGAACGAGCTCTCGCCGGAACTGGCCGAGACCTTCGGCGTGAAGGCGAATGCCGGCGTCATCATCACGGGCGTGCTGCAGAACGGTCCCGCGGCCAAGGCCGGCATCCGTCCCGGCGACGTGATCACCTCCGTCGGCGAAAGAAAGATCGACAACGTCCCGACCCTCTTGACCGCCGTGGCAGGCCTGAAGCCCGGCAGCACCGCGCGCTTTGCGCTGCAGCGCGGCACCGACAAGATGGAACTGGACGTGACCCCGGGCCTGCGCCCGCGCAGCCCGGTGCGGCAGGTTCCCAACCAGCCCGAATGA
- the tatC gene encoding twin-arginine translocase subunit TatC — MADSDNKNKDAEDELAGTEQPFVQHLVELRDRLLYCVYGLVIAGVLLAIWPGPGGLIDLIAMPIRAHMPADAKLIAIGVFSPFFVPLKVLMMTAVLLALPWLMYQAWMFVAPGLYSHEKRFALPLIFFGSLLAYAGIAFVQFFVLDKMFSFIQKFTPAAVAATPDISSYVEAILSLYIAFGVAFQVPIVVMLLVRFEMVTIEKLKSFRGYFIVVAFVVAAVLTPPDVVSQLALAIPMCLLYEVGIIGARYFAQGSKKPEEEGADSSASS, encoded by the coding sequence ATGGCCGATTCCGACAACAAGAACAAAGACGCAGAAGACGAGTTGGCGGGCACCGAACAACCGTTCGTGCAGCACCTGGTCGAACTGCGCGACCGGCTGCTCTATTGCGTCTATGGCCTGGTGATCGCGGGCGTGCTGCTGGCCATCTGGCCCGGCCCGGGCGGGCTCATCGACCTGATCGCCATGCCCATCCGCGCGCACATGCCGGCGGATGCCAAGCTCATCGCGATCGGCGTGTTCTCGCCGTTCTTCGTGCCGCTCAAGGTGCTCATGATGACGGCGGTGCTGCTGGCGCTGCCCTGGCTCATGTACCAGGCCTGGATGTTCGTTGCACCCGGCCTCTACAGCCATGAAAAGCGCTTTGCGCTGCCGCTGATCTTCTTCGGCAGCCTGCTGGCCTACGCGGGCATCGCCTTCGTGCAGTTCTTCGTGCTGGACAAGATGTTCAGCTTCATCCAGAAGTTCACGCCCGCCGCGGTGGCCGCCACGCCCGACATCTCCTCGTACGTCGAGGCCATCCTCTCGCTCTACATCGCCTTCGGCGTTGCCTTCCAGGTGCCGATCGTCGTGATGCTGCTGGTGCGCTTCGAGATGGTGACCATCGAGAAGCTCAAGTCCTTCCGCGGGTACTTCATCGTGGTGGCCTTCGTGGTGGCGGCGGTGCTCACGCCGCCCGACGTGGTGTCGCAGCTGGCGCTCGCGATCCCGATGTGCCTGCTCTACGAGGTCGGCATCATCGGCGCCCGCTACTTCGCCCAGGGCAGCAAGAAGCCGGAAGAAGAAGGCGCCGACTCCTCGGCGTCTTCCTGA
- a CDS encoding Nif3-like dinuclear metal center hexameric protein gives MSTTRHELLHAFDLLLAPSRFKDYGPNGLQVEGRTVVRKIVSGVTASRALIEAAIHAEADAIFVHHGLFWRGQDSCITGWMKQRLGLLLGDDVNLFAYHLPLDAHPELGNNAQLGLQLGLLAHAGSAGRFGDQELGFLGARDSGESFASARELAAHAEKTLHRPVTLVDTAHRPIKNIAWCTGGAQGYFEAAIAAGADAFITGEISEPQAHYAREMGVAFLACGHHATERYGAPAVAGHVAAQLGLKHEFIDIDNPA, from the coding sequence ATGAGCACCACCCGCCATGAACTGCTGCACGCCTTCGACCTGCTTCTTGCGCCCTCGCGCTTCAAGGACTACGGACCGAACGGCCTGCAGGTCGAGGGCCGCACCGTGGTGCGGAAGATCGTCTCCGGCGTCACCGCGAGCCGCGCGCTGATCGAAGCGGCCATCCATGCGGAGGCCGACGCCATCTTCGTGCACCACGGCCTGTTCTGGCGCGGGCAGGACAGCTGCATTACCGGCTGGATGAAGCAGCGCCTGGGCTTGCTGCTGGGCGACGACGTCAACCTCTTCGCGTATCACCTGCCGCTCGATGCGCACCCCGAACTCGGCAACAACGCCCAGCTCGGCCTGCAACTGGGGCTGCTGGCGCATGCCGGGTCGGCCGGGCGCTTCGGCGACCAGGAGCTGGGCTTTCTCGGCGCGCGCGACAGCGGCGAGAGCTTTGCCAGCGCCAGGGAGCTCGCCGCCCATGCGGAGAAAACCCTCCACCGGCCCGTCACGCTGGTGGACACCGCACATCGCCCGATCAAGAACATCGCCTGGTGCACGGGCGGCGCACAAGGCTACTTCGAGGCCGCCATCGCTGCCGGGGCCGACGCCTTCATCACCGGGGAGATCTCCGAACCCCAGGCGCACTACGCCCGCGAGATGGGCGTCGCTTTCCTGGCCTGCGGGCACCACGCCACCGAGCGCTATGGCGCCCCGGCGGTGGCCGGACACGTGGCAGCCCAGCTCGGGCTGAAACACGAGTTCATCGACATCGACAACCCCGCATGA